A region of Periplaneta americana isolate PAMFEO1 chromosome 16, P.americana_PAMFEO1_priV1, whole genome shotgun sequence DNA encodes the following proteins:
- the LOC138691631 gene encoding zinc finger protein 83-like, whose amino-acid sequence MSYYSEEYVDQGHALTNEVKIDEDPMPISFPMVKREPEERNFLDHHVTGIKEEYEDQSSDLLSEIKCEEDPVPISFPVIKLEQEEEQTDSDAVNEYPRVEVTAEDNEVLTERIAATIERTVSSELDSFSLEENEIVCEIPKYSDSTGKAVRTRVGEKQLELESSKKCFSSPEKLNDHLSTDIGKKPLKCDVCGKCFSQSGHLRNHERLHKGRKPFKCDVCGRCFSQSGNLRRHGRLHTEEKPFKCEACGKCFVQADHLRNHERHHTGEKPFKCDVCGRCFTQSGHLRSHERSHTGEKPFKCDDCGRCFSQPGHLRSHELLHTGEKPFKCDICGKCFARPGDIKRHKRLHTGEKPFKCEICSKCFSQSCKLRSHEHLHAGGKPFECDVCGKCFLQSDGLRTHERLHTGEKPYKCDICGRCFSQSSHLRTHELLHTGDKFFKCDVCCRGFSRPGDLKRHKRRHTGEKPFKCDVCGKCFSCSGNMKVHLRIHAGEKPFKCDVCGKCFSCSGNLKVHLRIHAGDKLFKCDVCGKCFSRSDHLKAHVRLHTGEKSFKCDICGICLSDSTILRNHERRHTGEKSFKY is encoded by the exons ATGTCTTATTACTCTGAAGAATATGTGGACCAGGGACATGCTCTTACAAATGAGGTGAAAATTGATGAAGATCCGATGCCAATTTCGTTCCCCATGGTGAAACGTGAGCCAGAG GAACGAAATTTCTTGGATCATCACGTGACTGGCATAAAAGAGGAATATGAGGACCAGAGCTCTGATCTCTTATCAGAGATAAAATGTGAGGAAGATCCCGTGCCAATTTCGTTCCCTGTGATTAAACTCGAACAAGAG GAAGAGCAGACTGACTCGGACGCAGTGAATGAGTACCCGAGAGTGGAAGTAACAGCAGAGGACAACGAAGTTTTGACGGAGAG GATTGCAGCTACGATTGAGAGGACTGTATCATCGGAATTGGACAGTTTTTCTCTTGAAGAGAACGAGATTGTATGCGAGATTCCCAAGTATTCAGATTCCACAGGAAAAGCTGTGCGGACTCGTGTAGGTGAGAAGCAATTGGAATTAGAATCGTCTAAAAAATGTTTCTCGTCTCCGGAAAAACTGAACGACCATTTATCGACGGACATAGGCAAGAAACCTttgaaatgcgatgtttgtggaaagtgtttttcgcaGTCTGGTCATCTAAGAAACCACGAACGCCTTCACAAAGGCaggaaacctttcaaatgcgatgtctgtggcaGGTGTTTTTCGCAGTCTGGTAATCTAAGACGCCATGGACGCCTTCACACAGaggagaaacctttcaaatgcgaagcttgtggaaagtgttttgtGCAGGCCGATCATCTAAGAAACCATGAACGCCATCACACaggtgagaaacctttcaaatgcgatgtatgTGGCAGGTGTTTTACGCAGTCTGGTCATCTAAGGAGCCACGAACGCtctcacacaggcgagaaacctttcaaatgcgatgacTGTGGCAGGTGTTTTTCGCAGCCTGGTCATCTAAGGAGCCACGAACTCCTtcatacaggcgagaaacctttcaaatgcgatatcTGTGGCAAGTGTTTCGCGCGACCGGGTGACATAAAGAGGCACAAGCGCCTTCACACAggggagaaacctttcaaatgcgaaatTTGTTCCAAGTGTTTTTCGCAGTCTTGTAAATTAAGAAGCCATGAACACCTTCACGCAGGCGGGAAACCTTTcgaatgcgatgtttgtggaaagtgttttttgcAGTCCGACGGTTTAAGAACCCATGAACGccttcacacaggcgagaaaccttacaAATGCGATATCTGTGGCAGGTGTTTTTCGCAGTCTAGTCATCTGAGAACCCATGAACTCCTTCACACAGGCGATAAATTtttcaaatgtgatgtctgtTGCAGGGGTTTCTCGCGACCGGGTGACTTAAAAAGGCATAAACGtcggcacacaggcgagaaacctttcaaatgcgatgtttgtggtaagtgtttctcgtgCTCCGGGAACATGAAAGTGCATTTACGCATACAcgcaggcgagaaacctttcaaatgcgatgtttgtggtaagtgtttctcgtgCTCCGGCAACTTGAAAGTGCATTTACGCATACACGCAGGCGATAAacttttcaaatgtgatgtttgtggtaagtgcttCTCGCGCTCCGATCACTTGAAAGCGCATGTGCgcctgcacacaggcgagaaatcTTTCAAATGTGATATATGTGGCATATGTCTCTCAGATTCGACTATCCTAAGAAACCATGAACGCCGGCACACGGGCGAGAaatctttcaaatattaa